The Halomonas sp. THAF5a genome segment GGTGTCTGCTGGGCCAGGCCGGCCACCAGCAGCGGTGGTTGAGAGGCATGGGGCAACACGGCCTGCCCCGATGACAGCCGGGTATCCGCCTGCCCCTTGAGAATCTCGACCGCATCGCGGAACCGGGCGCCGCGCTCGGTAAAGTCTACCCCGAACAGCGGGTACTCGGCAGGGCGGTCGCCGCTGGCGACCCCCAGCAGCAGGCGGTTGTCGCTCAGCGCCTGCACGGTGGCGGCCGCCTTGCGCACCAGCCAGGGCTGGCGCAGGGGAAGCACGGCGGCAGCGGTGCCCAGCAGCAGGTGGTCGGTGTGTCGGGCCAGGTAGCCGAGATAGGTGAACAGCTCGAAGACCTGGCCGGCATCGCCGAAGCTGGGGTCGTAGAGCGGCACATCGCGCAGCCAGGCGGCGCGAAAGCCGAGGCGGTCGACCTGGGCGATGCGCTCGGCATGGGCTTCCATGTCGGGAACGCCGAAGGGGCGGGCCTCGTCGCGACGGGCGCGTTCGCCGCTCGGGCTCCAGTCGTTATCGAGTGGCAGCTCGACCCCGAGGGTCAGCGGGCCTTGGGTCAGGCGGGTCAATGACATGTCGATCTCCTGTCGGCAAGCAGCTGCCCGGCGCATAGGCCGGGCAGAGGAAGGGACATCAGGCCGCGACGGTCTCGGCCTGGCCACGACGGTCGAGGCTGCCGGAGAGCCGGGTCAGGACCAGGGCCAGCACCACGATGCCGGCGCCGATCCAGGCGGTATCGGTCAGGGCCATGCCGTCGACTATGTAGCCGCCGACCACCGAGCCCAGGGCGATGCCGATATTGAAGGCGGCGATGTTGAGGCCGGAGGCCACGTCGACGGCCTCGGGGACGAAGCGCTCGGCCTGCTGCACCACGTAGACCTGCAGGCCCGGCACGTTACCGAAGGCGAAGGCGCCCCAGATCAACACGGTCAGCACCGCGGCTACCGGATGGGTGGCCGAGATCGTCAGCACCAGCAGGATGGCGATCAGGCCCGTGAAGATCAGGGTCAGGGCACGGATGGGTCCCATGCGGTCGGCCATCTTGCCGCCGTAGATGTTGCCGAAGGCCACCGAGACGCCATAGACCAGCAGGATCAGGCTGACGGCGTTATCGCCGAAGCCGCTGACCTCCTGAAGAATGGGCGCCAGGTAGGTGAAGGCGGTGAAGGTGCCGCCGTAGCCCAGGATGGTGATCAGGTAGACGAGCAGCAGGCGCGGATGGGTCAGGACCTTGAGCTGCTGGCCGATCGAGGCCGGCGCGGCCTTCTTCAGGTTGCTGGGCACCAGCAGGGCGCTGCCGATCAGGGCCAGGGCGCCGAGCGCCGAGACCACCAGGAAGGTGGCGCGCCAGCCGAAGTTCTGGCCGATCCAGGTGCCCAGGGGCACGCCGGTGACCAGGGCCACGGTCAGGCCGGTGAACATGATGGCGATGGCGCTGGCTTCCTTGTCCTTGCTGACCAGGCTGGTGGCGATGGTCGAGCCGATGGAGAAGAAGACACCGTGGGCCAGGCCGGTCAGGATGCGCGCCGTGATCAACGAGCCGTAGCCCGGCGCCTGCCAGGCCAGCAGGTTGCCGATGATGAACAGGGCCATCAGCCCCAGCAGCACCAGCTTGCGGTTCAGGCGCCCGGTCAGGGCGGTCAGTACGGGCGCACCGACGGCGACGCCGGCGGCATAGAGGCTGACCAGCAGGCCGGCCGAGGGTAATGACACGCCCAGGTCCTGGGCGATGGTGGGCACCAAGCCGACAATCACGAATTCGGTGGTGCCGATGGCAAAGGCACTGAGCGTCAGTGCAAACAATGCAATGGGCATGGCAGATCTCCTTGGGAAGCGAGGGAAGGTTTCACGCTGCGGAGTCTGCGCCGGCTGTCTTATGCGATAAACCGGGGTAAAATCAAAACACCTTTACGTTTTTGATAACAGTGCCGCGGCCAGGGGGAGTATGCAGAGTCGGACCGAGGATCTTCAGCTCTTGGTAGCCGTGGTCGACAGCGGCGGCTTCAGCGCGGCGGCGAGGCTGATGGAGGTGCCGGTGGCACGGGTGTCGCGTGCCGTGCAGCGCCTGGAACAGCAGCTCGATACCCCCCTGCTCAACCGCACCACGCGCAGCGTGACCCTGACCAGCGAGGGGCGCCTCTTCATCGACCGGGTCAGGGAGGGGCTCAACACCCTGGAAGAGGCCGAGGAGGCGATGCGGCTGAGTCGCGAGCGCCCCGGGGGGCGTCTTCGAGTGGATGCCGCCACGCCCTTCGTGCTGCATCAGCTGGTGCCCCTGATCGGGCCATTCCGCGAACACTACCCCGGGATCGAGCTCGAGCTTTCCGCCTCGGATGACATCATCAACCTGCTCGAGCAGCGAACGGACGTCGCGATTCGCATCGGTGGCCTCGCGGATTCCACCCTGCATGCCCGCCCGCTGGGGCGCTCGCCGCTGCAGCTGGTCGCCAGCCCGCAGTACCTGGAGCGCCATGGCGTGCCGGTCAGCCCCGCGGCGTTGCGTGATCACCAGTTGCTGGGATTCCTGAATGCCGACAATCTCAATCGCTGGCCCGTCGAGGGGCTGACGCAAGAGGGCCCCAACATCCGCTCGCAGCTGAGCACCACCAGCGGGGAGGTCATGCGCCAGCTGTGCCTGGCCGGCGAGGGGATCGCCTGCCTGTCGCGCTTCATGATTCAGGAGGATCTCGTCCAGGGGCGGCTGGTGACCCTGCTGGCGGATCGTATGATCAGCCCCAATCCGAGGGAATCGGTCCAGGCCGTCTACTACCGCAACACGGCCCTGTCGGGGCGCATCGGCGCCTTCCTCGATTTTATGGCGCCGCGCCTGAGGCTGTGATGGCATCGGCCGTGATGGGCCAGGGGAGGCGAGGATTAGCGCATTTCGCGGCCGGCTTGACCTAACAAGGTGTAGCCGATGGAATTGTTCGTCCCGCCGTCACCCGCCAGGAGGCACTGCCATGAGCGCGACCCCGGACCGCGCGACCGTCACCGAGTCCTTCTCCACGTCGGTGATGGCGTCCGCCCCCCTGTTCGTTGGCCTGGCCCTGCTGATGCTGGGCAATGGGCTGCAGGGCAGCCTGCTGGGGGTGCGGGCCTCCCAGGAAGCGTTCGGCAGCGGCGTGATCGGCCTGATCATGGCGGCCTTCTTCGCGGGCTTTCTGCTCGGCTCGGTATGGTCCGCCCGTGCCCTGCGACGGGTGGGCTATATTCGCGTGTTTGCTGCCCTGGCGGCCATGGCATCGGTGGCCATTCTCGTGCAGGAGCTGTTCGTTATGCCCGTGGCCTGGGGGCTGATGCGTTTCCTCACCGGCCTGTGCTTCGCCGGCATCTATGTCGTCTCGGAGAGCTGGCTGAATAATCGGGCGACCAACCTCACGCGCGGGCGCCTGCTGGCGGTCTACATGGTCGTCATGTACCTGGGGCAGGGTGGTGGGCAGCTGCTGCTGAACGTGGCCGATCCCTCGAAGGCCGATCTCTTCATCCTGTCGTCGATCTTGATTTCCGTCGCGGTGGTACCGCTGTTGCTCAGCGCCACGCCGGCCCCGGACGTCACCCTCGCGTCGCGCATGTCCGTGAGCCGGCTGTGTCGTATCTCGCCGTTCGGTGCCGGAGGCGTCTTCGTGGCGGGACTGATCAACGGCACGATCATGGGGATGGGCGCGGTCTATGCCCACGATGCCGGCCTGTCCGTCGCCCGCATCGCCCTGTTCATGGGGGCCGTGATCTGCGGCGGCGCCCTGCTGCAGTGGCCCCTGGGGCGTCTCTCCGACCGCATGGATCGACGCTGGGTCATTCTCGGAGTGACCTTTGCGGCCGCCGGCGCCTCGATGCTGGCGTACCGGGCCACCGGCTGGGCAACGCCGGGGATGCTGGCGAGTGTGGGACTCTTCGGTGGTCTCTCCTTTGCGCTGCACTCCTTGAACCTGGCGCATACCAACGACTGCCTGGAGCCCTCGGAGATGCTCGGCGCCAGCAGCTCCCTGGTGCTGTTGCTCGGCGTGGGCTCGGTGATCGGCCCGCTGGCCGTGGGGGCCGTGATGAGCCAGGTCGGCGCCGCGGGCTTCTTCTGGTGGCTGGCGGCCGTGCAGCTGATCTTTGGTCTCTTCGGCCTGGGCTGCGTGCGGTATTTTGCCAAGCGTGGCTCGGTCGCGCCTTCCCACTATGTCGTGGTTCCGTCCCAGACCTCCTCGGTGGGGGTAGCGGCCATCGAGGACGTTTACGCCACCCAGGACGAGGAGCCCGACGACGAGCCGGCTCACGAGCGCCCTGGGGAGGCACCGGACCAGCGTGGGGAGGGCGCAGAGAGGGAAGAACCGCGGCCGGCCCGGTCCTCCGAGATGTCCTGATCGCTCCTCTCGGAGAGGGCGGCTGCTCGTACCGTCGAGGGGAGCGACACGAAGGCCAGGTTCAGGCCATGGGGCCCACCGGCAGACCTTGTACCAGGGCCTTTTCATAAGCACCGGCAAAGTGCGTCTTGAGCCAGTCCATCAGCCCCCGGACACGCTGCAGCTGGAAGCGGTGAGGGGGGCAAACCATCGACAAGGGCGTGGGTTCGGCCCAGTCCGGAAGCACCTCGACGAGCGTCCCGCGGGCAATGTCTGCCTGGACATAGGCGTCGACCAATCGAGTGACCCCCAGGCCGGATAGCGCCGCCTGGCGCATGGCCCTTCCGCTGATGATCCTGTAGCCGCGACTGGCCTGGATGAGCCGCTGCTCGCTGCCTCGCGCCAAGAGCCAGTGATCCACGCTGCCGTAGATCAGTGGCAGGGCGCGCAGGTCGTCGGGGACCTGGATGGGGGCGTGCCGGGCCAGGAACGCGGGGCTTGCGACATAGCGGGTCGTGACGCGATGCAGCCGGCGGGCCACGAGGCTGGAGTCGGCCAGCTCTCCCATCCTCACCACCAGGTCGTAGGGGCTGTCCATGAGATCCTCACGCAGGCTGGAGAAGTCCAGCTCGATCTCCACCCCCGGGTGGCGCTGCTGGAAGCGGAACACCAGTGGGGCCACCAGCTCTTCACCGATGAGTCCTCCGACGGAGTTCATGCGAATCCGTCCGCTCAGCTCACGGGTCGATTGCATGGCCCACTCGCTCGCCGATTCCAGTTGGCGAAACGCCAGCTGACACCGCTCGGCATATCCCTCGCCGATGCGCGTAAGGCGAAGGCTTCGGGTGGTGCGGTGCAGCAGCTGTACGGCCAGCGCCTGCTCAAGTGCCGTGACCTGCTGGCTCAGGTTGGCCTTGGAGTGGCCGGAGGCCTGCGCCGCCGCGGTGAAGCTGCCGTGCTCCGCGACCAGCAGGAAGGCACGTACCCAGCGAAGCGATATGTCGTTCATAAAAAGTGAACAGTCTTTTCAGAATGGGGGTGTTTTTCATCATAACGGCATTGCTCATCATGCGCCCCTGTTGATGATTCACGCCTGCCATCGCGGCAGGCCAGCTTCATGGGAGACGTATCATGACCAAACCGCTCGTCGTGGTGACAGGTGCCTCATCGGGCATTGGCGCCGCCATCGCCCAACAGCTTTCAGCGCTTGGCCATCCACTGCTGCTGCTGGCTCGCCGCCTCGAGCGGATCGAAGCCCTGGCGTTGCCCAACGCGCTGTGCCGCCAGGTCGACGTCACCGATGCGGAAGCGTTTCGGGGTGCCATCCGGGAAGCCGAGGCGCTCTATGGTCCGGTGGATATGCTGGTGAACAACGCGGGTGTCATGTTGCTCGGTCAGTTGGACACGCAGGACCCCGCCGAGTGGCAGCGCATGTTCGATGTCAATGTGATGGGGCTGTTGAACGGCATTCACGCGGTTCTGGCCGATATGACATCCCGCGGCCAGGGCACGATTCTGAACATCAGCTCCATTGCAGGAAAGAAGAGCTTCCCGAATCACGCTGCCTACGTGGGCAGCAAGTTTGCGGTCAGCTCCATTACCGAGAACCTGCGGGAGGAAGTGGCCGACAGCAGCGTACGCGTGATGGCCATTCATCCCGGTGCGGTGGACACCGAGCTGGTGAGCCACACCACCAGCGAAGAGATCAAGGCCGGCTACGAAGCGTGGAAACACGCCATGGGAGGCGTGCTGGCCGCCGAGGATGTCGCCGCAGCGGCCGTCTACATGTATCAGCAGCCACAGCACGTCAATATCCGCGATATCACCATTGCGGCCACGCGCCAGCCGGCGTGAGCCGGTCGCCTCGTGCGTGAGGCTCGACCTGCTTCCCTCCAGGCAGGGCAGGTGAGGGGGCATCGGCGTCGGCTCCATCGGGAGTCGGCGCCGATTTCCTTAACAGGGGGCTTTATATTATAAATCAATTATTTAGATAATTCCGTGTCGCTGCCGGTGCCCCAACAAGGCGTCGAGGAAATGTCCCCTATTTGTCGAACAAATATATTGTTTTGTTAGACAAATGGTTAATGGTGTCTGCTATTTGGCTCGATAGACTGACGCGATGTTTATCGAGACCACGCCCGCGTCCACTGACAAGGACACCCCATGAATGCGCTGACACTGATCTCCTTCGTCTTCTTCACCGGGCTGGTGGCCTTCATCACCTGGCGAATGACTCGCCACGACGACCACCAGCACTCCGCCGGCTTCTTCCTGGCGGGGCGCAGCCTGACCTTTCCGGTCATCGCCGGCTCGCTGCTGATGACCAACCTCTCCACCGAGCAGATGGTGGGGCTCAACGGCGCCGCCTTCACCGACGGGCTCTCGGTGATGGCCTGGGAGGTCATCGCCGTGGTGGCGCTGGTCGCGGCGGCGCTGTTCTTCCTGCCACGCTTCCTGAAGAGCGGCATCACCACCATCCCGGAGCTGCTGGCGCTGCGCTTCGATCGCACCACCCAGCTGATCGCCAACATCATCTTCATGCTGGCCTATGCGGTGATCCTGCTGCCGAGCATCCTCTACTCCGGCGGCCTGGGCCTGATGGGCCTGCTGGATCTCAAGACCCTCACCGGCATCGAGTCCACCCAGGTGCTGCTGGTCGGTACCGTCGTCGCGGTGGGGCTGGGGGGCTCCATCTATGCGCTGTTCGGCGGCCTGCGCTCGATCGCGATTTCCGACACCCTGAACGGCGTCGGACTGCTGGTCGGCGGGCTGCTGATCGTCTACTTCGGCCTGGATGCGGTAAGCGGTGGCCAGGGGGTGCTGGCCGGCTGGCAGGAACTGCAGGCGGCGCATCCGGAGAAGCTGCGCTCGCTGGGTGACGAGGACCAGTCGGTGCCCTTCTCGACCCTGTTCACCGGGGTGCTGGTGCTCAACATGTTCTACTGGTGCACCAACCAGCAGATCATCCAGCGCACCTTCGCCGCCAAGACCCTGGCCGAGGGCCAGAAGGGCGTGATGCTGACCGGCTTCTTGAAGCTGCTCGGCCCCCTGTACCTGGTGGTCCCCGGCATCATCGCCTTCTACCTGTATGCCGACGAGGGCATCAAGGCCGATGCCGCCTACGGTCGCCTGGTGTTCGACGTGCTGCCGGCACCGCTGACCGGCTTCTTCGCCGCGGCCATGGTCGGGGCCATCCTGTCGTCCTTCAACTCGGCGCTGAATTCCACCACCACCCTGTTCAGCCTCGATATCTACAAGGCGCGCCTCAACCCCGATGCCAGCGACGAGCAGGTGGTCCGGGTCTCCAAGTGGGCCGGCTGGATCATGGCCGCCGCCGCCATGATCATCGCCCCGCTGCTCAGCGGCCAGGAGAGCCTGTTCGTCTACCTGCAGAAGGTCAGCTCGATCTACTACATCCCGCTGTTCGCGGTGGTGCTGGTCGGCCTGCTGAGCCGCCACGTGCCCGCCAAGGCGGCCAGCCTGGCGCTGGTGCTCGGCTGCGCGGTGATCGGCGTGTTCTCCTTCGTGCCGTTCTTCAACGGCCTGCTGAATGGCCTGCACGAGTTCCACTTCATCACCATCGTGCTGGTGGCACTGATCGCGATGATGCTGGCCTTCGGCAAGTATGCCCCGCGCAGCGAGCCCTGGGTGCAGGAAGACGTCAAGGCCATCGACATGACCCCCTGGGCAGGCGCCAGGTACGCCGGCGCGTTCCTGATCGTGCTGGTGCTGACGATCTACATCGCCTTCATCTGAGGCGCGGCGGGGAGACCCGGTCACGACAAACGCCCGAGCCCTTGGCTCGGGCGTTTTTTCTGTGGGGCGCTATGCCCTGTCTCATCCGACGATGTCTGGGGCGATCAAGATGCAAAGCTCAGCGCCTGATCACAGAAGGCCTTGGCCGAGGCCTCAAGGGGGCGATGCTGTGCCCAGGCGAGGCCGACGTCCATGGTGGGGATGGGGTCAGCAAGATCGATATGCTCGATGCGCCGGCCCTCCAGCGACCAGGGGCGATAGACCATGTCCGAGAGAATGCTGATGCCGGTGCCGTTGGCCACCAGGCTGCGCACCGCCTCCACCGACGAGGTCTGAAAGAGGGTGTTAGGCTCGAGCCCGGCCTGCTGCCAGTAGCCGATGGCGGTCTGATCGGCCTCGTCTACCGTCAGCATGATGTAGGGATGGTGGGCCAGATCGCGCAGGCTGACGGTGTCCCGTGACAGCAGCGGGTGGTGGCTACAGACCCACAGCCGGCGCGGCGAATGCGTCAGCGACTGGCGCTCGATCGGGGCGGCCCCGTCAAGGTTCGAGATCAGCGCGATGGCCAGGTCGAAGCGGCCAGAGAGCAGTCCCTGCTCGATCTCGGGGCGAGATGCCTCGAACAGGCGCAGCTGCACCCAGGGATAGCGGCGCTGGAATCTGGCCACCAGCGAGGGCAGGAAATAGCCGGCCACGGTATAGCTGACCGCCAGATTCAGGTCGCCCTCCAGTTGGGGCTGATGATCCTGCAGGTTGTCGAAGGCCTCGTCGACCGCCTGAAAGATGTGGATCACCTGCTGCTGGAAGCGAACGCCCTCCTGCGTCAGCCGCATGCCCTGTGCCGTGCGCTGAAACAGCGACACCCCCAGCTGTTCCTCCAGCTCCCTGACCCCGGTGGTGATCGAGGACTGGGAGACGTTCAGGTCCACTGCGGCCTGGGTGACCCGGCCGCTGTCGGCCACGGCGAGGAAGTAGCGCAGCTTGCGCAGGGAAGGATCTCGGGACATGAGTGACGCGTCTTGTGTTCGGATTTTTTGAAACTGTAGAGCAAAAATTAATATTTCCAAAAGCGCTCCGTGGCGACCAATACTGGGCGGCACGAATTGCCTGGAGCGTGATGATGACCTCAACGATCGATCTCAATGCGGACATGGGCGAAGGCGTGGGCGCCTGGACCATCGGGGACGGGGTCGATGCCTCGCTGCTCCCGCTGATCAGTACCGCCAACATCGCCGCCGGCTTTCATGCCGGCGATCCCACCACCATGGTGACCACCCTGCGGGACGCGGCCCGTCATGGCATCGCGGTGGGCGTGCACCCTGGCTTCAACGATCTCATTGGCTTCGGACGTCGCCATATCGATGCCTCGCCGGACGAGCTCGTCAACGACGTGCTGTATCAACTGGGTGCCCTGCGCGAGCTGGCGACCCGCGAAGGCCTCGCCCTGCACCACCTCAAGCTGCATGGGGCGCTGTTCATGCATGGCGCGCGCGACGAGGCTTTTGCTCAGGCGCTCTGTGCCGCCCTTGCGCGCGTCGCGCCGGGCCTGCCGATCTACTGCCTGGCCGGCACGGCCCTGGATCGGGCCGCCGCCGAGCGGGGCCTGACTCGAGTGCACGAGTTCTATGCCGACCGGGAGTATGACGACCAGGGGGGCATCGTCTTCGTGCGCCGGGTGGCTCGGCTCGACCCGGCACAGGTGGCACGCAAGGTCCTGCGTGCCTGCCGGGAGGGGGTGGTGGACACCACCACCGGCCGGCAAGTGAACGTCAGCTTCCAGTCGGTCTGCATTCACAGCGATACGCCGGGCGCGCTGGACCTGGCGAAGGCCGTGCGCGCTGCCCTGGATGAGGCCGGCATCGACGTGAAGGCCTATGAGGCCTGAGCGTGGTGCTCGCTTCTCGTTAGAAAGAACTCACCAACAATCACCAACAAGACGATGTCACCAACAAGACGGAGCAAATCCATGATCCCTCAGGACTTCGCCATCGAGGAATTGACGATCGACGACATGCAGGCGCTGTTGCGGTCGGGAAAGCTGAGCGTACGCGGTCTCACCGAGGCCTACCTGGCGCGGGTCGAGGCCATCGACAAGGCGGGCCCCGGCCTCAACGCGATCATCACCGTCAACCCGCGTGCGCTGGAGGAGGCCGATCGGCTGGATGCGGAATTCGCCGCCAGCGGCGCGCTGAGCGGTCCGCTGCACGGTGTACCGGTGGTGGTCAAGGATCAGGCGGAAACCAAGGACATGATGACGACCTTCGGCTCGATCGCCCAGGACGGCTACCAGCCCCGGGACGATGCCACCGTCATCAAGAAGCTCAAGGCCGCCGGCGCCATCATCCTGGCCAAGACGGCGCTGCCGGATTTTGCCACCTCCTGGTTCGGCTTCTGCTCCAGGCTCGGGGAAACCAGGAATCCCTATGTGCTGGCCCATGATCCCGGCGGCTCGAGCAGCGGCACCGCCGCCGCGGTGGCCGCAAATCTGGCACTGGTCGGCGTGGGCGAGGATACCGGCGGCTCCATCCGCCTGCCGGCCAGCTTCTGCAACCTGGTGGGGGTGCGGGTCACCCCGGGCCTGATCAGCCGTGACGGCATGTCGCCGCTGGTGGTGTTCCAGGACACGGCCGGACCGATGGCGCGCACGGTGACGGATGCCGCGCTGCTGCTGGACGCCATGGTGGGGTATGACCCCAAGGACGAATACACCACGGCCGCCCTTATTGCCGGACACAAGGGCAGCTACGTCGAGGCCACCGAGGGTGCCACCCTTCGGGGAACCCGTCTGGGCGTCGTCCGTAACGCCTTTGGCGCCGATGACGACCCCGCCGCGGCCCCGGTCAATCGGGTCATGACAGAGGCCCTGAACGCCGCCCGGGAGGCCGGCGCCGAGCTCGTCGATGTCGAGATCCCCGACCTGATGGAGCACATCCTCGAGACCTCCCTGTACCTGTCGCACTCCCGGTACGATATCAACCGCTTCCTGGCCTCGCGGGACAACATGCCGATCAAGAGCCTGGAAGAGATCAGGGAGAAGAAGCTCTACGATCCCTGCCTCGACCTCCTGGAGGCGATCTTCGAGGGCCCCGAACATCCCGAGGACGACCCGGAGTACTTCAAGAAGCTGGCCGCCCGGGACGCGTTCCAGCGACTGGTCGTCGGCCTTGTCGCCCAGCATCGGCTCGATGGACTGGTATTCCCCTGTACCCAGGTCCTTCCCCCGAGCAAGCAGGCGATCCGGGAAGGCCAGCATGAGGTGCTCAGTTTCCCGACCAACACGCTTATCGCCTCGCAGACCTGGATGCCGTCGATCTGCCTACCGGCGGGCTTCAGCGAGGAAGGGCTGCCGGTCGGCATGGAGCTGGTGGTGCTGCCCTACCATGAACCGGAGCTGTTCCGGCTGGGATATGCCTTCGAGCAGGCCACGCACTACCGCAGGGTACCGAGCTACAAGGAGGCCTGAGCGGGCGCGTCTGAAACTTGGCCGCCTGACATGATGGCGCCCCGGCCCTCGGGCCGGGGCGCCATCGCGTTTTCAGTCGCAGGCGCGCAGGTGCAGCAGCAGGGCCTGGTCGGGGTCGAGCACCGGCAGTGCCAGGCCCAGCGTCATCAGCTGCTCTCCACTGGCTTCCAGCACTTCACCCCGGTCGAACTGGGCCTCGACCCACGCCGGCAGCGCCTTCATGCGCCGCTCCGGGTGCTCGGGCAGCTCGAGCAGCTCGACCCGGTAGCGCCGAACGGGGTCGAGGCCTGCCAGCGGCTGCGGCGCCGGCAGGGCGTGGCGCGGCATGGAAAGCTGGCTGACGTTGAAGAGCGCCTCGCCGCCGTCGGGGGCGACCACGCCATGGGCGTGCTGGTGTGGGTCGAGGCAATCCAGCCGCCAGCCGATGCCGCCGTGCAGGAGGCCGCGCAGCGCCTTGTAGCGCTCGATCCAGCCCCGGAGCTCGGCGCGCTCGGTGGCGTCGAGCCGGCTGACGTCCAGCTCCAGGCCCAGGTGGCCGAACAGGGCGGTGCTGGCGCGGAAGGCCAGGCTGGTGCGCCGCGAGGTCGTATGGGCGTGTTCGGGGCCGATGTGGGCGCCGAGCAGCTCCGGCGGCAGGAAGCGCCCGGCGCCGCGCTGGATATGCACGCGCTCATGGGGGTCGTTGCAGTCCGAGGTCCAGACCCGGTGGGTATGGCGCAGGATGCCGTGGTCGGTGCGGGCCCCGCCCGAGGCGCAGCTCTCGATCTCCACCGCCGGGTGGGCGGCGCGCAGCCGTGCCAGCAGGGCATAGAGCGCCTCGACCTGGGCGTGGGGCGCCGGGCGACCGGCGTGCTCGCCGGCCAGGCTGGCGGCATGGGTCAGGTCGCGGTTCATGTCCCACTTGAGGTAGCGGATCGGGTACTCGGTGAGCAGCGCATCGAGGCGCTCGAACAGGTAGTCGCCGACCTCGGGGCGGGTCAGGTCCAGCACGCACTGGTAGCGCCCCAGCGGCTGCTCGCGCTCGGGCAGGCCGAGGATCCACTCCGGATGGCGGCGATAGAGCTCGCTGTCGGGGTTGACCATCTCGGGTTCGACCCACAGGCCGAACTCCATGCCCCGGGCGTGCACCGACTCGATCAGCGGGCCGAGCCCCTGGGGGTACTTGCCCGGATCGAGGTACCAGTCGCCGAGGGCGGCGCGCTCGCCGTCGCGGCCGACGAACCAGCCGTCATCCAACACGAAGCGTTCGGCGCCGACCTCGCCGGCGGCCTGTACCAGCTCCTCGAGCCGGGCGGCGTCGTGGTCGAAGTAGAGCGCCTCCCAGGTGTTGACGTGCACCGGGCGCGGCTTGTCGGCCTGGGGCCAGTCGAGGCGGGCGCGCAGGGCGGCATGCTGGCGCTGGCTGGCGCCGTTGAGGCCGCTGTCGGACCAGGCCAGCACCACCTCGGGCGTGGTGATCGACTCGCCCGCGGCCAGGGTGCGCTCGCCGGGCAGCAGCAGGGCCCCCAACTGCAGCTGAGTGCTGCCGTCGAACTGGCGCTCGACCAGCACCCGATGGTTGCCGCTCCAGGCCAGGTGCGCGCTGATCACCTCGCCGCGCTGCTCGCTGAAGCCGGGCGTGCCGACGACGATGGACGGCACGCGCTGGTGCGAGCCGCGACCGCGGCGGTTCTCCAGGGCCAGGGTGCCCTCGCCGATCACGTGGCGGGCCTCGGTGAATTCCTGCACCCAGCGCCCACCGAAGGTCAGGCACTCCTCGAAGCGCACCGGCAGCGGCAGGCAGGCGGCGGCCAGCCAGTCGAGCCGGTAGGGTGTCTTCGCCGGGTTGTGGAGGGTGGTCTGCAGGCGCAGCACGCCCTCGGCGCCGAGCTCCACCGAGAGGTCGACCGCCAGCTGGCTCGGCGCGTCTCGCAGGGTCAGCCGGGCATGGGCGCCGCCGTCGTCCTCGTGGCAGGCGACATCGACGACGCGCAGGTCGGTGAGCCAGTCCTGGCCGTCGCGGTCGCCGCTGAGGGCCGGCTGGCCCGGGAAGCCGCGCCCGGCATCGTTGAACAGGGTGTTGGGCGCCAGCCGGTCGAGGCTCGCCTGGGGGGT includes the following:
- a CDS encoding alpha-galactosidase, with the translated sequence MTRTASPQAPHSQYLPDERWLTLTAAGLQLQLDLDQGLPRLAHLGRPLAVDPATQRRLGAGATPQASLDRLAPNTLFNDAGRGFPGQPALSGDRDGQDWLTDLRVVDVACHEDDGGAHARLTLRDAPSQLAVDLSVELGAEGVLRLQTTLHNPAKTPYRLDWLAAACLPLPVRFEECLTFGGRWVQEFTEARHVIGEGTLALENRRGRGSHQRVPSIVVGTPGFSEQRGEVISAHLAWSGNHRVLVERQFDGSTQLQLGALLLPGERTLAAGESITTPEVVLAWSDSGLNGASQRQHAALRARLDWPQADKPRPVHVNTWEALYFDHDAARLEELVQAAGEVGAERFVLDDGWFVGRDGERAALGDWYLDPGKYPQGLGPLIESVHARGMEFGLWVEPEMVNPDSELYRRHPEWILGLPEREQPLGRYQCVLDLTRPEVGDYLFERLDALLTEYPIRYLKWDMNRDLTHAASLAGEHAGRPAPHAQVEALYALLARLRAAHPAVEIESCASGGARTDHGILRHTHRVWTSDCNDPHERVHIQRGAGRFLPPELLGAHIGPEHAHTTSRRTSLAFRASTALFGHLGLELDVSRLDATERAELRGWIERYKALRGLLHGGIGWRLDCLDPHQHAHGVVAPDGGEALFNVSQLSMPRHALPAPQPLAGLDPVRRYRVELLELPEHPERRMKALPAWVEAQFDRGEVLEASGEQLMTLGLALPVLDPDQALLLHLRACD